The Halobacteriovoraceae bacterium genomic interval CTTCAGCAAAATTTGAGGGATCTGAGAGTCCCGTTTGAGACATAACCTGAAAGGCCATAAGTACTCCAATGACAGTTCCAAGTAGTCCTAATAGTGGAGAGACCGCAGCAATAACTTTTAAGGTATTCAGACCTTTTTCAAGTTCAGAGATATAATAAGAGATTTCTTGTTTTGCCAACTCTATTGTTGAGTCTGAATTTGTTCCTTTTGTTGGCGTGGACTCCATATTTCCTTTAAGGCCCTTAGCTGTTTGGGCAAAGTTTTTATTTTCTCTATTAAAAGTAAGCACTTTAGCAAAAATAAGGGCCAGTCCAATAATATTCAATATCAGCAACAAGTACATGATAGGTCCTCCTTGGTTGATATAGTGAATTAATGGCATAAAACTCCTCCCTTAGATTTTAGAACTGCTATTAGTCTAAAGGATATTCTTAAACAAGGAAAGAGTACGATCAAAAAAAAGGCCTACATAACGCAGGCCACATAGGTGATGTATACCGAGTACTAATTAAGTGGAGAGTTAGGAATATATCCAGTTTGTCCACTCTCACATGAATCACATTTATCAACTATATAAAGGGACTGTTTTTCAAATTCTTTGATTACCACACCATTGCATATTCTTCTTTCTAATGTCCAAATATACTCTTGGTCAGCTTTAAGTCCTATAATTTCAAAATTAATTTTTTCTTTTGATTGATCTATTTTTTTAATTTCATCTAATTCTTCAGGTACAACTCTTCTTGATGAAATATAGTGATAGCATTTTTTTGCTTCTTTATCATCATCACTAACTGCTAGTTTTTCGATTCTAACATTTGGATCATTTTGATTAATTTCAGGATCTAACCAAAAACTGCATCTATTTTGGTCTTGTTCATAAAAATAATAAGACTCATTGAAAAATGGCATCTGATATTCTTGAAAAAAAGTAAGTAAAGAAGGTTGAAACAGTGGAGATAATTTTTTTCGTCCACCATTCCCAAGTCGACTAGTAGATATTTCATCATAGTCTTTGTTAATAGCATTCAGAGTAATTTTAGATAAAAAATTAACAGTGTCTTCTCCAAAAGAATAATCCATTTCATAATTAATATCTGAACGTTGTTTTACGTTCTTTACAGATTTTGAAGAGCGTTTAATGTTTGCTAAACATCCAAGTATATCACTATTGAAAGTAGACATATTTGTGGCAAATTGATTTAAACTGTCCATTCTTCCATTAATGTCATAAAAATTCGGATAAATTGTTGTTTGTGAAATTTTTTCTTTCATAAGATTATATTTTTTTTCATAATCGATATTTGCTTCATCATCTTTTTGGGTTTGATCTTTTAATCTGTCTAATGTTGTATTGCCTGGACGAATCTTGTTTCGATCAATCCATGAGTCTGACTCTTCATCTACAGGATTTGAAAGATAGCTATCTGGTGAGTCTGTTTTTAGATCAATGCATTCAGAAGGTGATTCATACTGTAAACAAGTTATATAGGCCGTATTATCAGCTTTTAACGAAAAGCTTAAAAGAATTAGAAAAAAATAAATAAGTTTCATGAGTTCCCCCGTTAATAAATATAGAATCTTTGTGCAAATAGTGTGCCCATAATTAGAACGACTTAAGCTATTGAATTAAATAAAAGAGGTATTTTGGATTTGTCTAAAACTTTGACAGTATATAAATCATCTAGCTGTTATCAATTAAAAAAGATCTCAAAAAAGTGGCAATTAACTCACAAATTACTGCCTTTTAAATACTAAAGAAAATTCGTCAACTACCGAAAAATAAAGAGGATTGTTATTAATATTACTAAGATATTGGTTTGAATTTTAGAATAAGAAATATGAATAATAAAAGATTGATCAAAATTCTTTTTCAAATTTTGCAAAAAATATTTTTGATTGTTCCTTTATTATTTTCAAGTTGTTTTTCAACAGGAGAACAAGAAGTTAAGAGTACACGCTCAGTGACGGAGACAAATGATACTGGACTTTCAGATTCAGAACTTCCCAGGATTGAGTTCTCAGACTCAAGTGTTGTGGAAGGAGGGAATGCAACAATTACCATAACTGCTTATGAGAATGTTCCTCCTGCAAATGTCACTATAAACTATACACTGGAAAATATCACTGCTACTGCCGGAACTGATTTTAATTCTTATAGTTCAAGTATTGTCCTTCCCGCAGGGAGTCTTTCGAAGAACTTTACCGTTTCTACTTTGAGTGATGGCCAAAAATGTTCAGAAGATAAAACATTTAGAGTTAAAATCACTTCAATTAATAATGGTAAAGTTGGTTCAAACTCAAACGCAATTGTTACTGTTACTGATGATCCTAATTCATTATTTCAACCTATTTTAAAAGTTGATTCAACTAATATAACGGAAGGCTCAAGTATAAATGCCTATATTGAAATTCCTTATGCTTGTTCTGGGTCAAGTCTATCGGTCGGGCTTAGAAGTTTTGAACTGGACAATGCAAGACTTAGAGATATTGACTTTACTTCAGGGACATTAACTATACCGGCCGGAAGCACTATTTCAAATCTCATTCCAATTACTGCAATAGCTGATTCTGTCCAAGAAAAAAATGAAAGATTTATTCTTTCTCTCATTAATGACGAGGTTGGAACTACAATTTTTACACAAGAAAATGGCATAAAAATTATGACAATTATTGATAATAATTCACCTGCAGAAAAAAGTATCATTCACACAGATGTCGTTTGGAATTCAAGTTGTGCATTGGACTCTCAGGGAAGTTTTAAATGTTTTGGAGCAGTCAGTGAGGATCTATTTGTTGATTCTTCAAATATTATTGGTGATGAACCAAGTGAAGTTCCAGCAAATCTAGATCCAATCCAATTACCTCCGGGTTATAACGTTATTGATGTTTCTTTAAGTTCAAATAGAACTTGTGCAGTATTTGATAACTGGAAAACAAAATGTTGGGGATTAAACTCAGGTGGTATTTTTGGCCTAGAGGTCGCACCTACGTCTGTTGATGACACATATATTATTGGAGATCAAGCAAATGAAATATCAAGCACTTCCTATGATGCACTTGTAGGTGCTGATTATGAACCCAAATCGATAAAATTAGGAAATAGTCATATTTGTGGCCTCTTTGTAAATAGTGTTCAATCTTGGCCAGGAACAATAATGTGTTGGGGTGATGGCCGATTTATTGGAAAAGGACTTAATACGGGTGATTTTTTAGGCACTCAGGCCGGTGAGATTTCAGGAAATGTTCCCATTAATATTCCAGTTGAATTCGTGAAATACGCAGTTGGACGCGACCATAATTGTGGGGTCGATATAGACAATGATCTCTATTGTTGGGGATCAAATTTATTTGGTCAAATGGGACACGAAATCAAAACAGAAGACGGATTTCAAAACTATTATATTGGAGATAACGGACAAACTGATAGTTTTATCACGACAGATATAAATATTGGAGCAAGAACTATTTTAGATATTGCCGCTTCTAGTTATTCTACTTGTGTCGTTCTCTCAGATAATAAAGTAAAATGTTGGGGGAGTAATGTAAGTGGTGAACTTGGACTTGAGTTAGATTCTTCAAATGGTTCTTCTAGCTATAAATTAGGTGATGATATTGGTGAAATGGGAACTTCTTTGGATGAATTAGATTTAGGGAGCTTTCTTGCAGTAAAAATTTATGGGGGCGACTATCATTTTTGTGCTGTCTCTACTACTGGAAGTGTAAAGTGTTGGGGAAAGAATGCATATGGGCAATTAGGGATTGCGACAACTGATTTAGTCGTTGGAGATCATATAGGTGATATGGGCAATTCTTTACCTTCTGTTTCTTTGCCAAGTGGAGTCGTGATTAGTTCTATGGCCCTAGGTAAAAACCATACTTGTGCATTATCAGACATCGGCAAGGTCTATTGCTGGGGAGATAATGACAACGGCCAACTTGGTTATGGTGATTACAAAATAAGAGGTACAAACAGCACTTCAATGGGAAACAATTTAACAGAATTAGATTTTGGATCAGGGAGAACTGTTTCAAAAATATTTTCAGGACATCTTGCTGATCGAACATGTGCTTTACTCGACAACGGAGATCTTAAATGTTGGGGAGATTCAGGCAAATCATCTTTCAATGCAATTGGAATTGGTTCTAAATATAATATTGGAGATGAAACTAATGAGATGGGAGTAAATTTGCAAACTATTAACTTGGGTACAGACTCTGATATGGTTGATTTTGAATTGGCCTGGGATGGAAGATCTTGTGCTCGTTTTGAAAATGATAAAATGAAATGTTGGGGAAGTAATCTTTATGGCAGTTTAGGACAGGGAATTTCAAATCAGAATAAGATAATGGGACTTATGAGCGGAGACCTTGGAGATAACCTAAACTATATCGACCTTGGGGCAACTGTCCCAATTAGTTACAAAATGGGTTGGGGCTCAGTGTGTGTTTTAGGAAATGACCTTAAAATTTATTGTTGGGGAAAAAATGATGAAGGCCAGCTTGGAATTGGATCAACAGAATATATTGGAGATAGTGCAAGTGAAATGGGAAACAATCTTAGGCCTGCTGATTTAAATCTAGAAAACGGAACATGGCCTGTTCAACTTGTGGGCGGAGAAAGATTTTTTTGTGTTCTTTTAAATACTCTACAACCACTGTGTTGGGGGAAAAATTCAAGTGGTCTAGGACGTGCTTCT includes:
- a CDS encoding MotA/TolQ/ExbB proton channel family protein, whose product is MPLIHYINQGGPIMYLLLILNIIGLALIFAKVLTFNRENKNFAQTAKGLKGNMESTPTKGTNSDSTIELAKQEISYYISELEKGLNTLKVIAAVSPLLGLLGTVIGVLMAFQVMSQTGLSDPSNFAEGISMALITTVGGMIVAIPNFIGHSYLVGMLDRFEVKLEKELMSNILS